GGATCTCCTCCGTTTCTACACACTGGAGTTTGCTCTTGAAGAACACATCATCAGCATCCGCCTGAAGGAGCTCCTCTCTAGGGAAGGGAAGAACTGGCCTCGCCGCAGGCTCGCTATTGAAGGTAGGAGAACACTCTTTTGGAAAACTCACCCAACAAGTCATGAGAAATATCAGAAATTtacgtttttttaatgtattttagatCCTTTTGCCTTGAAGAGGAACGTCGCACGAAGCTTGAACAGCCAAATGGTGTTTGAGTACCTCCAGGAGCGCTTCCGTACGGCTTACAAGTACTTCGCTTTGCCTCAGAGAAGGGGCTGCGGGGGCCGCCAGAGAGGCAAGAAGGCAGGCAGGCATGGAGCAAAGTTAGAGCACGTTGACAAGAAGCAAGAAGATGAGAAAGTTGAAACGGGGTTCAAAGAGGACGAGGAGCCGGACAGTGACGATGCAGAGGGATCGGATCCGTCCAGAAAGAAGACTGAGAAGATGTTATACGCCAGACTCACGGACATGGTTTTAAATGAAGGGGACAAACCTTCCCTCTCCCCCAACGGCCTGCTGGACAGTGAcaatgagggagaggaagaagaagaggaggaggaggaaataagGTTTTCAGATAAAGAAGGGCCGGTTCTACCTGAGGATCTTCACTATGTGTTCGATAAGATGATTTTCACTGGTGGGAAGGTAACTATGATGATCTGCATTCAccctttatatttatgttttctttttctgtctgaacCAAACAAAAGCTAACAAGAATGTAACCTTGAACTGTTTGTGATAGAGGTCATTTAAGTGAGATAAGATacacctttattaatccccttACGGAAATTCAGAGCATTTTCAGAGCAGCAATAAGCGTCTCAGGATAGGAAAGGTAAGAGTTCACATGAGGATAAGGTCTACAACACCTCATTCTTGAACAAAGACCACACAAGAATCAATGTTTATAAATGGAGGTACacaaacagtacatttattgTGGGAAATagctactttatttatttcatttaatgtacAGTAACACATGCAGGATTGTAAGAAACATTTTGGAGTGTATAACACTAACTTGCTCTTACTTTTTATAAGCTGTCCTGTGTAATCGGTCATGTCATTTTGCCCTCAGCCTCCAACTGTGGTGTGCAGCATCTGCAAGCGAGACGGCCACCTGAAGGACGAGTGTCCTGAAGACTTCAAGAAGATCGAGCTGAAGCCCCTGCCTCCGATGAACGAGCGATTCAGAGAGATTCTCGATGGGCTCTGCAGATTGTGCTTCTGTACGTCATCAGAGTGCATCCCTGACTGTTCTttcaatttacttttttttctgagagtcttattatacattttgaaccggtggcatgaaaaaaaaaccaagaaaaCAGACTTATTTTATGCCTACATTCAGGCTCTGTGggatttatcttttatttccttatttgcAGTTGAATTGTCTCCCACACACGTGGAGCAGCAGAAGAGGGAGCAGATCCTCTGCAGCCTGGAGAGGTTTATAAGGAAGGAGTACAACGGTGAGCATTCAGTACAGGCTATTTCCTTTTCAGTGGGTCGACCCAGCCCATGATTTGGTCACACCTTATTTTTGTTACAATATGGTACAGGGCACTTTCATTCTCAGTGATGCGATCAGCGTCTGAGTCGGAAACTTCTCAAATATTGACCAAAAGCCTTTGTGCATGTTCCTTCTATCAAAAGAAAACCAGGTCTTTATTTCTAATGCAAgtgttcatttataaaaaaacaccattgtaaataaataaggtGCAGCAGTCTGTaaggacttggcttgggaaccgaaGTGTCACCAGTATTCCcattaaatgcatttgtgatCATGACGGAGAATGCGTGTTTGTAATTTGGATAGAAATAAGAACTTCTTCCTGTGTCTGGATCCTCAGATAAAGCTCAGCTCTGCCTGTTCGGCTCCTCTAAGAACGGCTTTGGCTTCCGCGACAGCGACCTTGACATCTGCATGACTCTGGAGGGCCATGACACTGCAGAGGTAGGcccactaaacacacacacacacacacacacacacactgccatgaAGTTTAACTGGCATATCCCTAGCTGGATAAGATGTGAGCCTTACGTTTTTGCTGTTAAATATCTATTTGGATCTGTCCCAACAGATGCTGAACTGCAAAGAGATCATTGAAGGACTTGCGAAAGTGCTTAAAAAGCATACAGGTGACTTAAAGTTTGACTGATTATGTCTTTTGTTGTGCCACACATGGACTCTGACTGGTTTTGATCACCCAACCTTACAGGTTTGAGGAACATCTTGCCTATCACAACAGCTAAAGTGCCTATTGTGAAGTTTGAACACAGACAGAGTGGTTTGGAGGGAGACATTAGCCTTTATAACACCCTGGTGAGTGCACTAGAACCTTCTTACACTGCTATAGAACAGGCTTAGACAAGCCTTTATTTATTGAAAGTGCTGTATGAGTGAATGACCGGTGCAATCGTCCCTGTAGGCTCAACACAACACCAGGATGCTGGCTACGTATGCCGCCCTGGATCCACGCGTGCAGTTCCTGGGATACACGATGAAGGTCTTTGCAAAGGTATGTGAAAGCTAACACACTGAGACAGGAACAGTTCTGTTTGCAGTTCTTCTTTTGTCCCCTGCTGTGTCACTAACATCCCTCTGCTCCCACAGCGCTGTGACATCGGGGATGCATCCAGAGGAAGCCTCTCATCTTACGCTTACATCCTGATGGTGCTTTActtcctgcagcagaggcagccGCCAGTCATTCCCGTCCTGCAGGAGGTACCAGTCACCCATTTATTACCAAACCCTTTTAAACCcagaaaaaaattacatttttacttaaacaGGGACAGTacagaaaaaaaccctctgaaacgcctcctttggAATCCTTTATTTAcctctgtaacatagtgacatcaccatgtagcGCTTCCATTTGCTAAGGTTAGTtaatttataaagcacattttaaacacaaaggcaattcaaagtgctttaagtAGGCAATAACGCATaacaattaaaaactaaataaatcggctagtgcttcaacacattgGAGGTGGTAacggctaaggggcgggacagctctaagtgggtgaccaatcacaacagagctgtccagctaaccaatcacgagagagggtgaaaaaggagctgcagcagtatgattaaaaataaagacctttttgaacattaaagcttgtaAACGTGTCACAGTAAAGAAATAATGacgaacctgaaaatgagcataatgggGCCCCTTATTGTAAACAATTCTGCAAATGCGCCAGAGTTTCAAAGTCACccttaaaactaaatatagcatctttttgaatgttttaaaaacttgCAACAAACAGGACatctcaataaaataaataaatgaataaaagaacatcCATAACGAGCTCAGctgtttataaaatgaaataaatatatctgtCTGATGCCTCTTTAGATCTTCGAAGGTAACACTGTCCCGCAGCGCATGGTGGATGGCtggaatgcttttttttgtgatgACCCTGAGGATTTGGTGAGTTTAAAGGGCATAACAAGGGTGTCCTTTGGTGCAGCATTGCATTATCTGACATTATCTACATTTAATCACTCTCCTTTCACATATCTTTGGAAGTATCAGCCTGAATCTGGAAAGCGTATAAAGTGTGTTTCCTCCGTCACAGCGCCGACTTCTGCAGCCAAACACAGAGTCTGTCGGAGAGCTGTGGTTGGGACTCCTGCGCTTTTACACTGAAGAGTTTGACTTCAAAGAGCATGTCATCAGCATCCGCCAAAGAAAACGCCTCACAACCTTTGAGAAACAGTGGACCAGTAAATGCATTGCTATCGAAGGTGCTCACAGTGACCCCTCCGTCTGCTTATCAGTGTTACAGCCGCGGTCTTCTTCTGTACTCACTCTTCTGTTCTTCTCCTCAGACCCCTTTGATTTGAACCATAACCTCGGTGCTGGAGTTTCACGCAAAAGTAAGTGATGATTCAGATATTTAAAGTAGTATATACAGTAGactatacagtggggcaaaaaagtatttagtcagccaccaattgtgcaagttctcccatttaaaaagatgagagaggcctgtaattttatcataggtatacttcaactatgagagacagaatgggggaaaaaaatccaggaaatcacattgtaggatttttaaagaattaattggtaaattcctcggtaaaataagtatttggtcacctacaaacaagcaagatttctggctctcacagacctgtaacttcttctttaagaggctcctctgtcctccactcgttacctgtatttatggcacctttttgaactcgttatcagtataaaagacacctgtccacaacctcaaacagtcatactccaaactccactatggccaagaccaaagagctgtcaaaggagaccagagacaaaattgtagacctacaccaggctgggaaaactgaatctgcaataggtaagcagcttggtgtgaagaaatcaactgtgggagcaattattagaaaatggaagacacacaagaccactgctaatctccctcgatctcgggctccacgcaagatctcaccccatGGGgtaaaaatgatcacaagaacggtgagcaaaaatcccagaaccacacaggggggacctagtgaatgaccttgagagagctgggaccaaagtaacagaggctaccatcagtaacacactacgccgccagggacttaaatcctgcagttccagacgtgtccccctgcttaagccagtacatgtccaggcccgtctgaagattgctagagggcatttggatgatccagaagaggattgggagaatgtcatatggtcagatgaaaccaaaatagaactttttggtaaaaacttaactcgtcgtgtttggaggagaaagaatgcagagttgcatccaaagaacaccatacctactgtgaagcatggggttggaaacatcatgctttggggctgtttttctgcaaagggaccaggacaactgatccgtgtaaaggaaagaatgaatggggccatgtatcgtgagattttgagtgaaaacctccttccatcagcaagggcactgaagatgaagcgtggctgggtctttcagcatgacaatgatcccaaacacaccgccagggcaacgaaggagtggcttcgtaagaagcatttcaaggtcctggagtggcctagccagtctccagatctcaaccatatagaaaatctttggagggagttgaaagtctgtgttgcccagtgacagccccaaaacatcactgctttagaggagatctgcatggaggaatgggccaaaataccagcaacagtttgtgaaaaccttgtgaagacttacagaaaacgtttgacctctgtcattgccaacaaagggtatataacaaagtattgagatgaacttttgttattgaccaaatacttattttccacaatcgtttgaaaataaattcattaaaaatcagacaatgtgatttcctggattttgttttctcattctgtctttcatagttgaggtatatgataaaaattacaggcctctctcatctttttaaatgggagaacttgcacaattggtggctgactaaatacttttttgccccactgtattttcctttcctgtagtgtgtttatatagtttttggtgcatgtaaatggtctgaaaaagctaaaatcccaaagtaaTTGGcttgtgctccaacacattggaagtgataggctaagggatgggacatctctaagcggtcttccaatcacaacagagtctgccagctaaccaatcagagcagactgggctctggtttcagacagagggtgaaaagaagcagtatgagaaaaatgaagagcttttgaacattaaagcatggaaacgtgtcacagaagaggaacaaaatatgaatttgaaaattagcataataggtcCCCTTTAAATACGAAATGGCAGGTGCAGTAAATCACCACCGATTGGAGGAAACTTTTAAACGGAGGtagaaatctaaaaaaaaagccccctttttatttagatttatataAAGAGCACTTTATTACTTtgtaaaaaaagctgttttgatGCAGAGATTGTTTTTCTCAATGCATTGAGAGAGCTATTGAATTATCGAGCCTAATTCAGtggattcatttttattaactttatcTATGTGAAAGGTGCACTGTGCCGCCGTATTAtctaaaagaagaagaaaaataatagcTCAAAATATGTCCTCAGTTTCTGCGATTCATTCTGTTAACCATAAACCATTTGAGgacgttttttttattctggttCTGGAAGGGTGATCTGTGTGTCTCCGAACTCTAAACCTGTGAACATGTTCCTTTTTGTGCTTCCTCTAGTGACTAATTTCATCATGAAGGCCTTTATAAATGGGAGGAAGTTGTTTGGGACTCCATTCTACCCCATCCCTGGCACTGAAGTGGTACGTCGCTCATGGCTAACGACATGTGTATACTGTGTGCTCTGTCTCCTGAGCTAACCTTCGTTTTCTGTTGCAGGACTACTTCTTTGACTCGAAGGTGCTGACAGATGGCGAGCTGGCGCCCAACGACAGGTGCTGCAGGATCTGCGGGAAGATCGGCCACTACATGAAGGACTGTCCTAAGAGACGCAGGTTGTCCCGTGTTCCTTCATGGAAATATCTCTCTCAAGCCGCTAGAATTCCAAGAAAAAATTAAGGAATCTACTGAGAAGTAATAAATATGTTATGAATTCATGTGACCTCTACtttgtgtatgtatatttataatgtatAGGAAgaacttttgttttattccttttcttCCAACATATTAGACATTTTGATATCCAGAAATATCAGTAAGGATCTGATAGAAGCCTCCTTTCTAAAGAGTAGCTTCACTCGGATATCATACTTACTTTATTCACTTCTTAATTAAAGTAATGCAGCATCGTAGCTTTCCAAAACTATTTTCAGGTCGTTTGttaattttctttctaattGTGTATCGTCTTTTCCATCATACAGTTAGTTATAACAACTCGTACTAGGATTCTACTTTCTTAAATTTAACCAAGCAGTTATAGcttttagatatatatatatatatatttaaagtttaaGTTTATACGTCTTTCAAGTTACATCATCCAAGAGAAAaggttgtgttttgtatttcaaactGTCGACATTATTTGTcccaacaaaaaacaacaacatcagagacacaaaaaatatgctttaaatTCCAGACATACTTTTAAGATGtaagaaagacatttcaaaacaatttaATTGATCAAATGATAATCTTCATTGCAAAATTCAAGCTCTGTTTACATAACTGTACTTTATCCAATTATCTTTCTCTAATTGATGTTATTGTATAATGGTATTtcctcttttacttttaatatatgtctttgttttgtttttgtaatttactCGATGTCGTTATCATGAGGCTCCTGGGAGCATATGACAGAATCCCAGAGACAAAAGTGCGATTGAGAAGAAAAGGCTTCAGAAACAAGTAGAGGCCAGCATAGTAAGGTTCAGCTGTTCAATAGGTGgatgctttctttcttttatttctatctTTATAGCAAGGCTGATAGCTCGAGGCATGCTAAAGCCATAACAATGTTTCAAACCTTTAAAGGAGTTGTTTAACTTTGGGGcatttcattaaaatcatgacctTTCTGTGGCACTAATGTTCTGGTTGTATCGGTGATATCTAGGAGAGCCTGTGTTGTCTTTTTAATGGGATCGTACTAAATGTGTCATATATTCGTCGTTTTTTCCTCCGCCCtgaccttttctctttctttaccAGGatgaaaaagaaggaaaatgaaaaagacgAAGACATAAAAGATGAGGAGCGGGAGCCAAAGGACAGGCGTTGTTTCCAGTGCGGGGACATGGGTCACGTACGGAGGGACTGTCCTGAGTACCGCCACCTCAAACAGAGGACCGCCGGAGCGCCAGGTAACCACAACATCTCTGTAATCCAAGGTTAACTTTcttgatgaaaataaatgatacaattATACACAACTCGTCTTCAAAGCTTTATAACACATGATATTTTTATGGCTTCTTATTCTTCCCCAGCGCCTCACATGGTACGAAGTGTGGTGAGCTCCCAGTCCATCCCCATCCCAAAGACAGCTGCAGACTGTCCCGGGAGGACCAGACAGCCCTCTGAATGTGTGAGTACAATAACTGAGGTCAGACACTACACCAAGGTCAGATCACccagataaaaaagaaaaaacatttgaaaacatttctcacCATTACCCATAAAGTTGTGTCTCTATCTAAAGACGAAGGAAGTcaatgaaatgtaaattgttGGCCTGTGATCAGTTTACACCCAAGAAACTCAAGATGTTTCATTTCTCAGCCCATTCAGATTTTACCTGATAAAGGCCTCAGATTTTCCTTCTTAAAGGGGATTTTTTATGCTTATTCAGGTTTTCCATTACCTGTAGTGTTATATATGTGTTGGCTtatcaaaacagagccggccagctcaccCCTCAAAGCATTCTGGGCTCTGCtttccgacagagggtgaacagaggtgctgcagcaggaaATTAACAAAGAATGAAGAATTTATCTGACAGCATTGCTTTTACCAGGGGTAGTATGAGGGCGCCCCGCCCACTCTCTggtgaaaataatacattagaGTGAAGCcgaaaataatagtttcttcatgtcttaaagctgctcaGTCATaaattgcacctcaaacaacaaataaatcctgagttacggtttctttacttcctctataTAGTaagaaaggagagtaaaagaaaaaatctaattcagaaatctcagtttcagtgtaagctgCCTGCCACTCATCCACCGGCAGACTGACCGGTCATCAACCCCTTATTTATTCAGagctccataaaaacaaagctgtctatgccGTCTTGACGCTCTATTTGACttgattttcatgtttttggagGCATAATACAGTTTGTaacgaacagaaatattgttgtTCTGGCATCACTTGGAAattttacagggaaaatctgcattttggtatgatgGCGCACGCTGACATACGATACTGAATCTCTGTTGATACTTGATgcaaaaatgtttcaatttgGAGGTACTATATTAACCCCTTTGAATTAACTGCTATTGGGACCTGTTTTCTAagatttttcaaatgatttctAAACGTTGTTTCTCTTACTCAACAGTCTGACAGTCGGCAGACTCCGCCCTACTCCCCGCAGCCCACTGCTGTCCCTCAGAGTTCCTCCAGCTCCCCGCAGCCCTCCCACATGAAGTGCAGTCCTGCTGGTCCCCAGAAGCAGCCCGGAGGtccccccctctctgttccccctctctctctgttcggCTTCCCCCCCGCCCATACAGGCCAGTACCACCCGGGGGCGCTTAGCGCACTGGGGCTCCTTCCCTCGCACCAGTCCCAGGGGCAGCCTCACCACCCTGTCCACATCTCTTCCACCTCCTGGCCCATACACGGACCGGTCCTCACCACGTCCTCTCCCAGCGCCCCCTCCCCGCCCGGCCTCAAATTCGCCCTGCGTTCGGCGCCGGGTAACGGGAGTCCAACAGGCTCAGGGGGCAACGCCGGCCCCATGAACCTGAACGACCCCAGCATCATCTTCGCCCAGCCGGCAGGGAGGCAGATGGGCATGGGGCCAGGCCGGGAGGGACACTGGCACAACCATTTGGCACAACCGGGGGCACTCATGGGCAATGGCACTGTGGTCAAGACAGGTGCCTGACTCTATTTGTCTATCTTTAAAAGTGGATTAATTTAGTAAATTCTacgtgtatttgttttattatactGTCAAAATATCTTGGTCCCAGTCTGTCATCAAATGAGTCTGCTTTCAAGTTTCAacttttaatcaaatgtttttaccCAGAATCGAAAGTTGTAGGGTAGCAAATATAAAACGGAGAGGTGCTTGTATTGTGGATTTAAAGCCaatttgggttttttattttgtttattttttaaatctcaacCAATTTCTCAGGGAATTTTTAGTGGTTCAGCTCTTTGCTCTTCATTTGTACTGCATCTGCTGCCTCAAGAAAAAAGGCAGGTGCGCAAGTAAACAGAGGTGTGAGGATAGTCCTCTGCCAAGCCCTGTTGCACTTCTAGATGAACCACATTTAAACATTGGTTAGAATTGCTGGTAAAAAGCGACAGTGTGGTG
This DNA window, taken from Eleginops maclovinus isolate JMC-PN-2008 ecotype Puerto Natales chromosome 9, JC_Emac_rtc_rv5, whole genome shotgun sequence, encodes the following:
- the tut4 gene encoding terminal uridylyltransferase 4 is translated as MDESRSPAKNKPSQPRVPKASSAEKSNKEAPTQREATKSATRSKENLTATKDEHNIGSQGSRGPGKTFTDIPQDKRRGRPSRVTRLTGRTSSGERGKGKAASSQQKLVANAPDSKVSISADNSPLANRETIFPVGPGTRKKDLTEQARSSSATPANDKSYGVKAAVLMHQPVEEVRPTVEEGPLTEQQLGLRQAEERLYRDYIHRLLKQSPEYPNYQYLCKLCSVHIENIQGAHKHIKEKRHKKNIMEKQEENELRALPPPSAAQLRALDAAVLETATQYGISEEDFEVRKALVIKMEEIIKKHLSACALRLYGSCLTRFAFKTSDINIDVTHPSSMTQPEVLIQVLEILKKSSEFSEVESDFHAKVPAVFCRDVSSGLMCKVSAGNDVACLTTNHLAALSRLEPRLIPLVLSFRYWARLCHVDCQSEGGIPSYSFALMVIFFLQQRKQPILPIYLGRWIEGFDVKRVDEYHLTGISLDLFVRWERRPPSSTDNRNDTRGEGRPKPEQKKIDDSHYSEGLACLILDLGKDVTLGQLWLDLLRFYTLEFALEEHIISIRLKELLSREGKNWPRRRLAIEDPFALKRNVARSLNSQMVFEYLQERFRTAYKYFALPQRRGCGGRQRGKKAGRHGAKLEHVDKKQEDEKVETGFKEDEEPDSDDAEGSDPSRKKTEKMLYARLTDMVLNEGDKPSLSPNGLLDSDNEGEEEEEEEEEIRFSDKEGPVLPEDLHYVFDKMIFTGGKPPTVVCSICKRDGHLKDECPEDFKKIELKPLPPMNERFREILDGLCRLCFFELSPTHVEQQKREQILCSLERFIRKEYNDKAQLCLFGSSKNGFGFRDSDLDICMTLEGHDTAEMLNCKEIIEGLAKVLKKHTGLRNILPITTAKVPIVKFEHRQSGLEGDISLYNTLAQHNTRMLATYAALDPRVQFLGYTMKVFAKRCDIGDASRGSLSSYAYILMVLYFLQQRQPPVIPVLQEIFEGNTVPQRMVDGWNAFFCDDPEDLRRLLQPNTESVGELWLGLLRFYTEEFDFKEHVISIRQRKRLTTFEKQWTSKCIAIEDPFDLNHNLGAGVSRKMTNFIMKAFINGRKLFGTPFYPIPGTEVDYFFDSKVLTDGELAPNDRCCRICGKIGHYMKDCPKRRRMKKKENEKDEDIKDEEREPKDRRCFQCGDMGHVRRDCPEYRHLKQRTAGAPAPHMVRSVVSSQSIPIPKTAADCPGRTRQPSECSDSRQTPPYSPQPTAVPQSSSSSPQPSHMKCSPAGPQKQPGGPPLSVPPLSLFGFPPAHTGQYHPGALSALGLLPSHQSQGQPHHPVHISSTSWPIHGPVLTTSSPSAPSPPGLKFALRSAPGNGSPTGSGGNAGPMNLNDPSIIFAQPAGRQMGMGPGREGHWHNHLAQPGALMGNGTVVKTESGHPAQFVGVNPGSRIWEHNKTPQYALSPSWPYRMPQNFIQQGNGGFQPGKPFGQGSMVHPNPNFPMVPHVRHPVNLNFIQQKK